GGGACATCATATTGAAGGCTGGAGAAGGCTTGCCAAAGAAGAACACCTTGTTTTTCCGGAGCATCTATTCAAGCAAAGCTTCGGGATGAAAAACGAGGAAATCATACCGAATTTATGGAAATGGACAAATGACATTTCGGAAATAAGGCGTATTGACAAGAAAAAAGAGGCTATGTACCGGGAGATCATGAAGGAAAAAGGGCTTGTCGCGCTTCCCGGAGTGGAAAAGCTTCTGCGGATTTTAAAAGAGAATAAAATATCCTGCGCCATTGGATCATCAGCTCCCAGGGCGAATATAACGACGGGGCTTGACATTCTAGGATACAATGGTTTTTTCAAGGCGATAGTTTCCGGAGAGGACGTGAAGCTCGGCAAGCCCTCGCCTCAAATATTTCTTGAAGCAGCAAAAAGGCTTAAAGCAAATCCGGAGGAATGTATTGTATTTGAGGATGCGAAAGTCGGGGTGGCTGCGGGAAAGGCCGCGTGCATGAAACTTGTTGCAATAACAAACACCTATCCTGAAAGCGAATTACGCGATGCGGATATTGTCGTTGACAGTCTGGAAAAGATATCATTGATGGATTTAGAACTGCTTTGGAAAAAACGGCTGCTGTCACTCCCGCGTACGCGGGAGTCCAGTCAACAATTAAAACATAGAGTCCCGCTTTCGCGGGAATGACACCTGCAAGGATAAACGACTTACTGATTGAACCGTTGCATGGGTTTTAACTTTGTAACTTTGTCACTCAGTCACTTTGTTTCTTTTTATGGAATCCTCCTCCCAAATCGCCCAGCGCCTCTTCTCCCGCACCACGCACGGCATCAAGCTCGGGCTCCAGCGCATGCAGGCCGCCGCGGAGCGGCTCGGAAATCCCCAGAACGAATACAAGTCCATCCATGTGGCGGGCACCAATGGAAAAGGCTCGGTGTGCGCCTACCTAGAGTCCTGCCTCCGGCACCGCGGATGCGCAACAGGCCTTTTCACCTCGCCGCATATTGTTGATTTCGAGGAACGTTTCATCATCGGCGGCAGGCCTGTGCCGCCGGAAAAATGGGTTGAGGTCTTCCACGATGCAGAGCCCCTTATCAACGAACTCGGCCTCACGTTTTTCGAAGCGGCCACGCTCATCGCCTTTGAGCTTTTCAAACGGGAAAACGTGGAGTGGGCCGTTTTCGAGACAGGGCTCGGCGGCAGGCTCGACGCGACGAACATCCTCATGCCAGAGGTGAGCGTCATCACCAAGGTGGCCCTGGACCATACGGACCTTCTCGGCGGCGACCTCGCGTCCATTGCCAGGGAGAAACTCGGCATTGTCAAGAACGGCGTTCCGCTTGTCATGGCGGAACCAGCCGAGCCGGACATTAAAAAAATTGCCTTGGACTGTTGCTCGCATGACGGGAGTAAATGCCGGTTCGTTTCACGATCAATGGCGCAGGAAACAGGGGACACGGAAGGACTATCGTGGCTTTTGCATCACAACCAAAAATTCCAAGTGCCGCTGGCCGGAAGGTATCAGGTAGAAAATGCATTGCTCGCCATCAAGGCGCTTGCTGCCGCGGGCATCACTGATGATGCTTCCGTCGCAGAGGGCATTCGCAAAACTAAACTGCCTGGGCGATTTCAAAAAATGACTATCAAAGATAAGACCGTAGTGTTTGACGTTGGGCATAATCCCGATGCCGCGAAATCGTTCGCCGAAACGCTCACGGCACAGTTTCTTGATACGGCGGTATGTCTGGTGACGGGCATCATGAAGGACAAAAACGCGGCCGGCATGTTCGAACAGTATTGTAAAAAGGTTTCCAGGATCATTCTGACAAGACCTGATGTTGACAGAAGCGCGGATACGGCGCAATTGCGGCGGGCGATACCTTCGTGGTTCACGGGCGAAGTGGCGGAAGTTCGGAATGTCAATGATGCGGTTAACCGCGCGCTTGATTGTCGGGAAAAGGTGGTTTGCATTGCCGGATCGTTTTATACGGTCGGGGAGGCGATGAAGGCATTGGGGTTGAAGCCGTATTGACATGAATTGGATGGAAAAATACGGAAGTAGATGAGATTGACAAAGGGAAATAAGGTTTATCGGCGTTGTCAATTTGGGACGAGGGTTTTCATGCTTATCCGCTTTTATTCATGGATGACAAGTGCTAAATAGGTTGAAAAGAAATAAGCGCATAATGTAGAATATTGAGTAAGTATTTTGGCGCTATCAATTGGCTTATTTTCTCACCAAAGGACATCTCATGAAGAAAAAAGGTTTATTTGCATGCGGCATTGCCTGCGCCGCAGTTCTTTTCACCAATTGCACCACCGGGACCATAGAGCCCCATCCCGGTGCCACACTCCGGATCGACAATAATTCCACCGGCGACATCGGATGGGTATATATGTCGACCAGTTCAACCTCGATAGGAACAAATAGAATAGAAGGCGTTACGATTCCCGCGGGGACGGTCTATGACATCACCAAACTCGCTCCGGGATACTATGATGTGCGGGCCGTGCATACATTAACGTTCGACACCGCCTGGACCGGAGCGACCCTCACGGCGGGAACCACCTACACATGGTCAATATCGAATAGTGATTTTTACGGCGGTCTCCAGATCACCAATTCATCCTCGTATACCTTCGTCAATGTCTATTTATCCCAGGACAACACCACGTGGGGAAGCGATTGGCTGGGTAATAATTCCATCGCCCCGAACAGTTCGTACACGATTCCCAGCGTTCCCAGGGGATATGTCAACATGAAGGTGGTGACGTCCGCCTCCGATATTTATTGTTTGCAGCTGCTTGACATTCCAGACGACGGCTCATTGCAAATCGAGCTTTACAACAGCGATTTCTTGACCACCCCGAACGGAAGCCTGAAGGTCGTGAACAATTCGTCGTCCCTGGTTGAATACCTGTACATGCGCGCCACCGGCACCACAACGTGGAGCGGTGATCAGCTGGGAACCGCATCAATCTATCCAGGCGACCAATACCAGATCAACGGGATTGCCCCTGGCATGTATGATTTTCGCGTCGAGGATTCGTATCAGACCTATTCAGCTGAAATTGACAGCCAGAGCGTCAGCGCGGGGCAGCTGCTGTCATGGAAGGTGAGTGCGCTGAATTGAGGAGCGTTAGTTGACCGGCGACAATGAAGTCGGAAGATTACTCGATCATTTGAATAAAAGCCCCCGCATGTGCAGGGGCTTTTATTTTGCGGAGAACTCGTGAGGACATGTTATCTACCTCCCGAAGTGCCAGCCAGGCCGCAACGCTTTTTTGCTTGATAATTGAACGATTCAGTTTTGCCGTTGAATACCCAGATCTTTTTTTATTTTTCAAGAGACTAATTTGATGTCTTACTTTTTGGCATTTTGCCCGATTTCTCCATCTTTTTCCCCTAAACAAGTTTTAACTATTGTATTTTTTTAAAGTTGGATCTAAATTCTCGTTTTCAAATTTAAAAAGTATCGCGGGAGTTTTAGCTCTTTGATTTATTGCACATTGCTCAACCCTGCTCTCGACGTCATGTATGACATTGCAGAGCTCAAGCCCGGCGTCACCATGACCGATGTGCCGAGCCAGATATTCCCCGCTGGAAAGGGGATCAATGTTGCATCCGTGGTTAAAACGCTCGGCGAGGACGTGACGGTCGTCGGCATTGTTCCCGAATACAGCAACAAGCAGTTCACGGAATATCTCAACCGTCTCGGGGTATCGTCTCGGTTTTTCAGCGTAAAGGGAAGTGCGCGGATCAACGCCACGATCCTGGAAAACGCGAATGGCGGCACGACGCATATCAGCAGCGCAGGCGCACAGCTTACCACCCGCGTGCAGGACGAGGCGCTGCATTTCATCCGCTCGTACATGTCCGAAGGCGACCTGTGGGCGTTTTCGGGGAGCCTGCCGCGCGGTTTTGAAAGCGACTCGTACCGGAAGCTGGTGCGCTTCTGCCGGGAAAAGGGCTGCGCCACCATGCTTGACAGCAGGGGAGACGCGCTCAGGGTGGGGATGCGCGCCAAACCCGCGATGGTAAAGCCCAATCTCGCCGAGCTCGAGCAGTTTTTCGGCGAGCAGATTCAGGGCGTGCACCATATCGCGCTCAAGGGAAAGCGGCTGGCCGACATGGGCGTCGAATACGTTTTCATCTCGCTCGGCTCCGACGGCATGATCGCGATTCACGACAACGACTGCCTGCTGTGCAGCGCGCCGGCGGTGAAGGTGATAGACCAGGTCGGGGCAGGCGACGCGCTCGTGGGCGGCCTGCTCGTGGGGCATTCGAGAAAATTTTCCTTTCCGGAAATGTGCCGCATGGCGGTCGCCTGCGGCGTTTCAAAGGCAATGCACCGCGGGCCGGGAAACATCACCCGCGACGAGGTGTGGCAATTCATGGAGGAAGTGAAAGTGAGAGCGATATGAGAAATTATTTCGAGACAAAACGGATCCTGGTGACCGGCGGCGCGGGGTTTCTCGGTTCGCACCTGTGCGACCGGCTCGTGAAAGAGGGCAACGACGTGGTGTGCCTCGACAATTTCTTCACCGGAAGCAAGAAAAACATCGAGCACCTCATCGGGCTCAAGAACTTCGAGCTGGTGCGGCACGACGTCACCATTCCGATTTTAATGGAGGTGGACCAGATTTACAACCTGGCATGCCCCGCCTCGCCGGTGCATTACCAATACAACCCGGTAAAAACCATCAAGACGAGCATGCTGGGCGCCATCAACATGCTGGGCCTGGCAAAACGGGTGAAGGCGCGGGTGCTGCAGGCCTCCACGTCGGAGGTGTACGGCGACCCGGACGTACACCCGCAGCGGGAAAACTACTGGGGCCACGTGAACCCCATCGGCCTGCGCTCGTGCTATGACGAGGGCAAGCGCGTGGCCGAGACGCTGTTCTTCGACTACCACCGTCAGAACAAGGTTGACATACGCGTCATGCGCATCTTCAACACCTACGGTCCGCGCATGCATCCCAACGACGGCAGGGTCGTATCGAACTTCATCATGCAGGCGCTGCGCAACGAAAAACTGACATTGTACGGCGACGGGAGCCAGACCCGCTCCTTCTGCTACGTTGCCGACCTTATCGACGGCATGGTGCGGCTCATGGAGCAGGACGATATTGTCGGGCCCGTGAACATCGGCAACCCGGGCGAGTTCGCCATAAAGGAACTCGCCGAGCAGGTGATACAACTCACAGGAAGTAAATCGGGCATCGTGTACAAGCCGCTGCCCTCGGACGATCCAAAGCAGCGCTGCCCGGACATTACCTTGGCAAAGAAGAAACTCCGCTGGCAGCCGAAGGTCAAACTGGCCGAGGGATTAAAAAAGACAATTGATTATTTCAGGTCAACTGTTCAGGAAAAGAGAAAATAGCCACAAGGCTCCAGATCAGTTTGAAGTTGAGAGTTGGAAGTTGAAAGTGACTTGACTTATTGCATTGCTTCCAACTTTTAACATTCAACCTCCAACTTGTTTTGCCTTTCTCTGTGTCCTCCGCGTCTCTGGGGCGATCTTTTTTGAGAATTAAAGGAGCAACGAGTGTCCGACTATAAGCCCGGTGAAATCGAACCTAAATGGCAGACGCGATGGCGCGAAGCAAACCTGCATAAAACCGTTTTCGACCCGAAAAAACCAAAATACTACGCACTCGATATGTTTCCCTATCCGTCGGGCTCTGGCCTGCACGTCGGGCATTGCGAAGGCTACACGGCCACCGACATCATCACGCGCTTCAAGCGCATGCAGGGTTACAACGTGCTGCATCCCATGGGATGGGACGCGTTCGGCCTGCCTGCCGAAAATTACGCGATAAAGACCGGGATCCATCCCCGCGTCACCACGGAAAATTCCATTGCCAATTTCAGGCGCCAGATCGATTCGGTGGGGTTCTGCTACGACTGGGACCGCGAGGTGAACACGACCGACCCCGCTTATTACAAATGGACACAGTGGATTTTTCTGCAGCTTTTCAAAAAGGGACTGGCGTATGAAGGCGTCGCGCCCATCAACTGGTGCCCGTCGTGCAAGACCGGGCTTGCGAATGAGGAAGTGAAGGCGGGCCTGTGCGAGCGGTGCGGGACCCAGGTGGAGCGCAGGGCGCTGCGCCAGTGGCTGCTCGCCATCACCAAATACGCCGACCGGCTGCTCGAAGACCTCAAGGAGGTTGACTGGCCGGAATCGACCCTGCTGATGCAGAAAAACTGGATCGGCCGTTCCGAGGGCGGCGAGGTGGTTTTCACCCTGGCCGGCGGCGCCGCGGACGGGCGGGAACTCCGGGTTTTCACCACGCGCACCGACACGCTCTACGGCGCGACCTACATGGTGCTGTCACCGGAGCACGCGCTCGTTGAAAAGATCACGACGCCTGGGAAAAAGGCGGAAGTGCTTGCGTATCAGGCCGCGGCGCGCAAGAAAAGCGACCTTGAGCGCACCGAGCTTTCAAAGGAGAAAACCGGCGTGTTTACAGGCGGGTATGCGATCAATCCCGTGAACGGAAAAAAGATTCCGGTATGGATCGCCGATTACGTGCTCGCAACGTATGGCACCGGCGCCATTATGGCAGTGCCCGCGCATGACGAGCGCGACTTCGAATTCGCGACGGTTTACGGCATTCCCATCATCGAGGTGGTGCGGCCCGTTGACGGCGCGACAACGCTGCCCGGCGCCGCATACGTGGGCGAGGGTGTAAACGTAAATTCGGGCGATCTTGACGGATTGCCGACCGCGCAGGCAAAGGAAAAGATAACCGCGCAACTCGCCGCGAAAGGCCTGGGGAAAAAGGCGGTCTCGTACCGTCTGCGCGACTGGCTGTTCTCGCGCCAGCGCTACTGGGGCGAGCCCATCCCGCTCGTGCATTGCCCGAAATGCGGCATTGTCGCGGTGCCTGATGAAGAACTGCCGGTCAAATTGCCGGAGGTCGAAAAGTTCGAGCCGTCAGGCACGGGCGAGTCGCCGCTTGCCACGATCCAGGCATGGGTGAACACGAGTTGTCCTACATGTAAAGGGCCTGCAAAACGCGAAACCAACACCATGCCCCAATGGGCCGGTTCGTGCTGGTATTACCTCAGGTATCTTGACGCGCACAACAACAAGGAGCCGTGGAACAAAACGGCCGAGAAGAACTGGATGAACGTGGACCTGTACGTGGGCGGCGCGGAGCACGCGGTGCTGCACCTGCTCTATGCGCGTTTCTGGCACAAGGTGCTTTACGATATTGGATGGGTTTCCACAAAGGAACCGTTCAAAAAGCTGCGTCACCAGGGGACCGTGCTTGCCAGAACATTTAGAGACAGTTCCGGCAAGTATCATGAATTTTCCGAGGTCGAATTCAAAGGGGAAGAGGCTTATCACAAGTCAAGCGGAGAAAAGTTGAAGGGCGAAATAGAAAAAATGGCGAAGTCGAAGCTTAACGGCATCAACCCCGACGACGTGATACGGCAGCACGGCGCGGACACCTTACGGCTGTACGAGATGTTCATGGGCGATTTCGAGCTGCCCAAGCCGTGGGACCCGCGCGCCATCGAGGGGTGCAACCGCTTTCTGCGCAGGATTTTCAGGATGGTCGACGAATTCGACCCTGCCGGGGCTCCGAAGGAAGACCTGCATCTCCGGCTGCGCCATCGCACCATCAAGCAGGTGCACGCCGACCTTGACAGGATGCAGTTCAACACCGCGATCGCACGCATGATGGAATACCTCAACGAGCTGACGTCCCAAGGCGCCGCCCGCGAAGATTTGGTCGTGCTCGTCAAGCTCATCGCGCCGTTTGCCCCGCACCTTGCCGACGAGGCATGGGAGAAACTGGGGAACAAGGGATTTGTGCTGAACCAGGAATGGCCCAAATTCGACGAGGCGCTCACCGTGGAGGACACGATCACTATTGTGGTGCAAGTGAATGGAAAATTGCGGGGAGACTTCTCGACATCGAAAAACGCGACCCAGGAACAGTTGAGGGAAGCTGCGCAGCAGGTTGACAAGGTAAAGCCGCATCTGGAAGGAAAAGCAATCAAAAAGATAATTGTTGTGCCAGGGAAGCTCGTGAATATTGTAGTCGGATGATTAATAATCTTTTTATTGCAGGATGCCGGACAGGCGCCATAGAAGTGTTGCTTGAATTGATAGTTTGCCGCCGCGTTAGGCCGGACTGGAGTGGTGAGCTAGAGCGAATTGCCGGCCGGCCCGGCCGATAGGCATCGGGCGGTCCGGCAACGAGGCCGGTAGGCCGAGCCCGGAAGGAGGGCCGACCCGAGCCGGAGTCTTGACGATGGCGTGGGCACGCCCAGATTTATTTCCTTATTTAATAGAAGATATGCATCCAGTCATTGTCGCGACAAACAATCAAGGAAAGCTCCGGGAGATCAAGGAAATTTTATCCGGCGCACCGTTTGAGCTTACCGCTTTAAAAGACCATTTTGATCCGGTTCCCTCGATCCCGGAAACCGGAAAAACATTTTACGAAAACGCGGCCCTCAAGGCGCGCTGGGTGTTCGACAGAAAGAAAATCTGGTCCCTTGCCGACGATTCAGGGCTCCAAGTCGATTGTCTGAACGGAATGCCCGGCGTTCAGAGCGCGCGGTATGCGGGCGAACACGCAACTGACCAGGACAAGGTGAAAAAACTGCTCGCCGCGATGAAGGACTGCCCGCCGGAAAAACGCACGGCGCGGTTCCGGTGCGTGATCGTCATGAAATTTTCCGACAACGACGAGCTTTGCGCCGAAGGGGTCTGCGAGGGAAGCATGGGCTATGCGCCGGAAGGGACCAACGGATTCGGATATGATCCCGTTTTCTTTCCAAAAGGATACGACCGGACCTTTGCGCAGCTTGACGCCGTTACAAAAAATGCCATAAGCCACCGGGGAAAGGCGCTTGCGGCGCTGTGGAGAAGCCTGCATGACAGATTCGGAAAAGAATGGATCAACGGCCGGGACTAAAATCCTGGTCGTCGACGACGACAAGAACGCCGCTGCATACATCGCCGACCTGCTGCGCGGCGCCGGCTTTCGCATAAGCGTGTGCAGCAGCGGCCCCGATGCGCTCGAATTTGTCAAGAAGCAGCCCGCCGACCTTGTCCTCCTCGACGTGCGCATGCCGGGCATGGACGGCTTCGAGGCCGCCCGCGAGATGAAAAAGATTTTCGGGAAGAACAACTTCGTGCCCATCATCTTTCTCACCGCCGTGGCGGGCCAGAACGAGAAAATAGCGGGGCTGAAACTCGCCGACGATTTCATCACCAAGCCGTTCAACGCCGACGAGCTCCTCGCGCGCATCAGGGTGATGCTCCGCATCCGCGGGCTGCAGCGCGAATTGCTTGTGTCAAAAAGCAAGTACGAGGAGGAGCAGCGGATCGCACGCGCCCAGCTGTACCGCTCGGCGCGGCTGGCGTCCATCGGCACCTTCGCGTCGGGCGTCGCGCACGAGTTCAACAACCCGCTCACCGCCATCCTTGGATTTTCGAGCGCGCTCGTGGAACGCATGCGAAAAAAGGAAACGGTGGACCCCGACGAACTCGAGCAGTACCTGGGCATTATCAACGCCGAGACGTTGCGCTGCCGCGACACGGTGGACAACCTTTCGCGGTTCGCGCGGGAAGGCGATACGCAGATCCGCGAGTTCCCGCTCGGCGAATGCGTGGACGGCGCGTGGAAGCTGGTCAAGACGCGGGCGGCGAAAAAACGTATCGAAATCGCGGTGAACATCCCCGCCACAATGCGCGTAAAGGCCGATTTGCAGAAATTGCAGCAGGCCATGGTATATGTGCTCACCAACTCGCTCGATTTCTGCGGGGAAGGAAGCACGGTGTCCATTTCCGCGGAATCCGACGAAGGGTTCGCACGGGTCATCATCGCGGACAACGGCCCGGGCATTCCCGCAGCGGTCCTTCCCAA
The Chitinivibrionales bacterium genome window above contains:
- a CDS encoding HAD family phosphatase produces the protein MDLNFSCIFDWDGVIIDSSGHHIEGWRRLAKEEHLVFPEHLFKQSFGMKNEEIIPNLWKWTNDISEIRRIDKKKEAMYREIMKEKGLVALPGVEKLLRILKENKISCAIGSSAPRANITTGLDILGYNGFFKAIVSGEDVKLGKPSPQIFLEAAKRLKANPEECIVFEDAKVGVAAGKAACMKLVAITNTYPESELRDADIVVDSLEKISLMDLELLWKKRLLSLPRTRESSQQLKHRVPLSRE
- a CDS encoding folylpolyglutamate synthase/dihydrofolate synthase family protein, yielding MESSSQIAQRLFSRTTHGIKLGLQRMQAAAERLGNPQNEYKSIHVAGTNGKGSVCAYLESCLRHRGCATGLFTSPHIVDFEERFIIGGRPVPPEKWVEVFHDAEPLINELGLTFFEAATLIAFELFKRENVEWAVFETGLGGRLDATNILMPEVSVITKVALDHTDLLGGDLASIAREKLGIVKNGVPLVMAEPAEPDIKKIALDCCSHDGSKCRFVSRSMAQETGDTEGLSWLLHHNQKFQVPLAGRYQVENALLAIKALAAAGITDDASVAEGIRKTKLPGRFQKMTIKDKTVVFDVGHNPDAAKSFAETLTAQFLDTAVCLVTGIMKDKNAAGMFEQYCKKVSRIILTRPDVDRSADTAQLRRAIPSWFTGEVAEVRNVNDAVNRALDCREKVVCIAGSFYTVGEAMKALGLKPY
- a CDS encoding 1-phosphofructokinase family hexose kinase, producing MIYCTLLNPALDVMYDIAELKPGVTMTDVPSQIFPAGKGINVASVVKTLGEDVTVVGIVPEYSNKQFTEYLNRLGVSSRFFSVKGSARINATILENANGGTTHISSAGAQLTTRVQDEALHFIRSYMSEGDLWAFSGSLPRGFESDSYRKLVRFCREKGCATMLDSRGDALRVGMRAKPAMVKPNLAELEQFFGEQIQGVHHIALKGKRLADMGVEYVFISLGSDGMIAIHDNDCLLCSAPAVKVIDQVGAGDALVGGLLVGHSRKFSFPEMCRMAVACGVSKAMHRGPGNITRDEVWQFMEEVKVRAI
- a CDS encoding UDP-glucuronic acid decarboxylase family protein; translation: MRNYFETKRILVTGGAGFLGSHLCDRLVKEGNDVVCLDNFFTGSKKNIEHLIGLKNFELVRHDVTIPILMEVDQIYNLACPASPVHYQYNPVKTIKTSMLGAINMLGLAKRVKARVLQASTSEVYGDPDVHPQRENYWGHVNPIGLRSCYDEGKRVAETLFFDYHRQNKVDIRVMRIFNTYGPRMHPNDGRVVSNFIMQALRNEKLTLYGDGSQTRSFCYVADLIDGMVRLMEQDDIVGPVNIGNPGEFAIKELAEQVIQLTGSKSGIVYKPLPSDDPKQRCPDITLAKKKLRWQPKVKLAEGLKKTIDYFRSTVQEKRK
- the leuS gene encoding leucine--tRNA ligase; this encodes MSDYKPGEIEPKWQTRWREANLHKTVFDPKKPKYYALDMFPYPSGSGLHVGHCEGYTATDIITRFKRMQGYNVLHPMGWDAFGLPAENYAIKTGIHPRVTTENSIANFRRQIDSVGFCYDWDREVNTTDPAYYKWTQWIFLQLFKKGLAYEGVAPINWCPSCKTGLANEEVKAGLCERCGTQVERRALRQWLLAITKYADRLLEDLKEVDWPESTLLMQKNWIGRSEGGEVVFTLAGGAADGRELRVFTTRTDTLYGATYMVLSPEHALVEKITTPGKKAEVLAYQAAARKKSDLERTELSKEKTGVFTGGYAINPVNGKKIPVWIADYVLATYGTGAIMAVPAHDERDFEFATVYGIPIIEVVRPVDGATTLPGAAYVGEGVNVNSGDLDGLPTAQAKEKITAQLAAKGLGKKAVSYRLRDWLFSRQRYWGEPIPLVHCPKCGIVAVPDEELPVKLPEVEKFEPSGTGESPLATIQAWVNTSCPTCKGPAKRETNTMPQWAGSCWYYLRYLDAHNNKEPWNKTAEKNWMNVDLYVGGAEHAVLHLLYARFWHKVLYDIGWVSTKEPFKKLRHQGTVLARTFRDSSGKYHEFSEVEFKGEEAYHKSSGEKLKGEIEKMAKSKLNGINPDDVIRQHGADTLRLYEMFMGDFELPKPWDPRAIEGCNRFLRRIFRMVDEFDPAGAPKEDLHLRLRHRTIKQVHADLDRMQFNTAIARMMEYLNELTSQGAAREDLVVLVKLIAPFAPHLADEAWEKLGNKGFVLNQEWPKFDEALTVEDTITIVVQVNGKLRGDFSTSKNATQEQLREAAQQVDKVKPHLEGKAIKKIIVVPGKLVNIVVG
- a CDS encoding XTP/dITP diphosphatase yields the protein MHPVIVATNNQGKLREIKEILSGAPFELTALKDHFDPVPSIPETGKTFYENAALKARWVFDRKKIWSLADDSGLQVDCLNGMPGVQSARYAGEHATDQDKVKKLLAAMKDCPPEKRTARFRCVIVMKFSDNDELCAEGVCEGSMGYAPEGTNGFGYDPVFFPKGYDRTFAQLDAVTKNAISHRGKALAALWRSLHDRFGKEWINGRD
- a CDS encoding response regulator: MTDSEKNGSTAGTKILVVDDDKNAAAYIADLLRGAGFRISVCSSGPDALEFVKKQPADLVLLDVRMPGMDGFEAAREMKKIFGKNNFVPIIFLTAVAGQNEKIAGLKLADDFITKPFNADELLARIRVMLRIRGLQRELLVSKSKYEEEQRIARAQLYRSARLASIGTFASGVAHEFNNPLTAILGFSSALVERMRKKETVDPDELEQYLGIINAETLRCRDTVDNLSRFAREGDTQIREFPLGECVDGAWKLVKTRAAKKRIEIAVNIPATMRVKADLQKLQQAMVYVLTNSLDFCGEGSTVSISAESDEGFARVIIADNGPGIPAAVLPKVFDPFFTTKQVGQGMGLGLAMCHVIMEECSGAIDVSSEAGKGTTVVLEVPVA